A single Oryza brachyantha chromosome 8, ObraRS2, whole genome shotgun sequence DNA region contains:
- the LOC102711722 gene encoding uncharacterized protein LOC102711722 isoform X1: MRKAGAKEDYKGSIGSEGAVDVNQAPGFMIRVCTCTGRPSSLNSGVSMTCKGCGGESTTDRGGPSCNSKFNTMGLELPRPIDPEVRWKTINRRQRAARRARTSFSGQDKMKDEIMSFYACSNATNQQLAQDDAPVSESEKFGVSILGRRFSDPMESVPIKKRRFLMDCSPSPPPTPLLVDPYEKLLSRSSGGISSRGKHHKVKAPALDYIEETRGPFGADDFSGISILAAAACTSELDDYTLDAECSKSAHCVEERKPEHIAGSSELNVLSEIKEEMLNTLDASNCKSNQPLESSESAPDMKPVFSPTLNSENIVESSHAEKDCSVPYSALGSANKADDFSSASVTKSSGVTISINASHPDKSVGCLQDIVMETKHSNGTRDSRLHWDLNVAMEAWDTNCGGDDDHDTVGPEPVASAISSCSDAENVTNKLQACQAPFDSTIAGNIPDLSEDKTPAIDEPSDACTKGESDFAGDSSSQPLCSLSPQNVQILESRLLECNDSSAGTKDLPDHNDIGKVESHLGSDPDCSSLAPMTGCFALTANEEKLDVSHASALGCVGPSQMASTDGSVGINSIQMSELGSRVKPFTSTLVSEESTNLATVTVFNKSSTGLGWSNDKLGQASQQSISEFKNQDLLDVDSGTSKIDQSAHDKVEHGTDGTDVLSISKTAADVDDDLDLSDTHMNDNPGSSDRGMSHTHEKEGADAPISHNLTCTDSSNALTCHTTDDAHEAPLINSECIKPVTDIDSIADSQSAEQNYIGKVLSNNFTEHCHEAEAPQIIKDLAGTGNIGAEEDDSQYEDGELRESGGYWGDDAYEEVKHVNYQVLDCKSDAPGISPLPPGSMNTGNLVVDVNGTHSRNKDGDVSPAALKRSWSTNCIDDGSGMMCTGNAGEKALNVHLRVNGDSRIYEMNSGHVITGSAATANQSERVNDGLGDDISSLRMKPTGWDMLPEDQRHSQHDSRDTVDSSNRCVLSTSDTAAAGESLRHMELSNGDMQPREERPRSFDRTHRNELCRSDDGYGSASKAERTVDVRSQERGAASRHVQGNSRVEQWVENSNSSRPTRRKSPDYYNYGLPGPRNAAEAAVAKMQSNGFVVAPDGTLVKAVDTANASKMARRVRNNTLSSSYRPLSGRGSPIDRDGGSGVSRGPAHAREASPERRFGTIGNRSVRYGPDMDKDHANLNMSSAHCSLANRQRRFPPHRASLNLSRAHSRSPSGSRSRSPHAWTSPRNRREVMVNGSSSLWRHSRSRSPPNYMTEVRMGRMASPSRQPGFGDRVMRYSPSSRDHTYSQHSSTWAGGRNCSTVDIPDHKKRYSRRSPPLRTTSRNDRFDVDSSGRPRSGELYRPTQGRLPYGFERGRGNRHDGNSDDQREYADGYETHSAKPYDRNGATKQFRNHTGDKLHPRISAPRSPEPQRRGSPRRFERGFERQLGVDLPRGTKEDNKNPFRYD, encoded by the exons CAAAGGCTGTGGCGGTGAATCGACAACAGACAGAGGTGGGCCATCGTGTAACAGCAAGTTCAACACCATGGGCTTGGAGCTTCCAAGGCCTATAGATCCTGAGGTGAGATGGAAGACTATAAACAGAAGGCAAAGAGCTGCAAGGAGAGCAAGGACCTCTTTCTCTGGACAAGACAAAATGAAGGATGAAATAATGTCTTTCTATGCATGCAGCAATGCTACTAATCAACAATTGGCACAAGATGATGCTCCTGTTTCTGAGTCCGAGAAG TTTGGGGTATCTATTCTTGGTCGGCGCTTTAGTGACCCTATGGAAAGTGTtccaataaaaaagagaagattTCTTATGGATTGTTCTCCATCACCTCCACCCACTCCATTGCTAGTGGATCCATATGAAAAACTGCTGAGTAGATCCTCTGGAGGTATCTCGTCACGCGGAAAGCATCACAAGGTTAAAGCACCTGCACTTGATTACATAGAGGAAACGAGAGGGCCTTTTGGCGCAGATGATTTTTCTGGCATATCAAtacttgctgctgctgcttgcacAAGTGAGTTGGATGATTACACATTGGATGCCGAATGCTCGAAGTCGGCACACTGTGTTGAAGAAAGAAAACCAGAACATATCGCTGGTAGTTCTGAGTTGAATGTCCTAAGTGAAATCAAGGAGGAGATGCTAAATACTCTGGATGCTTCAAATTGCAAATCAAACCAGCCACTGGAGTCATCTGAATCTGCTCCTGATATGAAGCCTGTGTTTTCCCCTACATTGAACAGTGAAAATATCGTTGAATCTTCACATGCTGAGAAGGATTGTTCTGTGCCTTATTCCGCATTGGGCAGTGCAAACAAAGCAGATGATTTTTCATCTGCTTCTGTCACAAAGTCTTCAGGTGTTACCATATCAATAAACGCAAGTCATCCAGACAAATCTGTAGGTTGCTTGCAGGATATAGTCATGGAAACTAAGCATTCCAATGGCACCCGTGACTCTAGGTTGCATTGGGATCTTAATGTTGCAATGGAGGCATGGGACACTAACTGTGGTGGTGACGATGATCATGATACGGTTGGTCCTGAGCCTGTAGCTTCTGCTATAAGCAGTTGTAGTGACGCTGAAAATGTGACGAATAAGCTGCAGGCATGTCAAGCTCCTTTTGACTCAACAATTGCTGGCAACATTCCTGATCTTTCAGAGGACAAAACTCCTGCGATTGATGAACCAAGCGATGCTTGTACAAAGGGTGAAAGTGATTTTGCTGGTGATAGTTCATCTCAACCTTTGTGCAGTCTGTCGCCGCAAAATGTGCAGATTTTAGAATCGAGACTGCTAGAATGCAATGATTCATCTGCAGGAACAAAGGATTTGCCTGATCACAATGATATAGGCAAAGTAGAATCACATCTAGGATCTGATCCTGATTGCAGTTCTTTGGCTCCTATGACCGGGTGTTTTGCTTTGACTGCAAATGAGGAGAAACTTGATGTTTCACATGCCTCAGCCCTTGGTTGTGTAGGTCCGTCCCAGATGGCTTCTACAGATGGTTCTGTTGGGATTAATTCAATTCAAATGAGTGAACTGGGCTCCAGAGTGAAGCCTTTCACAAGCACGTTAGTTTCTGAGGAAAGCACAAACCTTGCAACAGTAACTGTTTTCAATAAAAGTTCTACTGGTCTTGGCTGGAGCAATGATAAACTTGGGCAAGCTTCTCAACAAAGCATATCTGAATTTAAGAACCAAGATCTTTTGGATGTTGATTCTGGAACTAGTAAAATTGATCAGTCAGCTCATGACAAGGTTGAACATGGCACCGATGGCACTGATGTATTGAGCATCTCTAAGACAGCTGCAGATGTAGATGATGATTTGGACCTCTCTGATACTCATATGAATGATAACCCAGGTTCTTCTGATCGTGGGATGTCCCACACTCATGAAAAAGAGGGTGCTGATGCACCTATTAGTCATAATCTCACTTGTACTGACAGTAGCAATGCATTAACATGTCATACTACAGATGATGCCCATGAAGCTCCCCTTATCAATTCAGAATGCATCAAACCAGTTACTGACATTGACAGCATTGCGGATTCACAATCTGCAGAACAAAACTACATTGGGAAGGTTCTATCGAATAATTTTACGGAGCATTGTCATGAAGCAGAGGCTCCTCAGATTATTAAAGATCTTGCTGGGACTGGAAATATTGGTGCTGAAGAGGATGATTCTCAATATGAGGACGGGGAACTTAGGGAATCTGGCGGGTATTGGGGAGATGATGCTTATGAAGAAGTTAAACATGTCAATTACCAGGTGTTAGATTGCAAGAGTGATGCCCCAGGCATTTCTCCTTTACCTCCTGGCTCCATGAATACGGGTAACCTAGTGGTTGACGTCAATGGAACACATTCCAGGAATAAAGATGGTGATGTTTCACCAGCTGCATTGAAGCGTTCATGGTCAACTAACTGCATAGATGATGGATCTGGAATGATGTGCACTGGAAATGCTGGTGAGAAGGCTCTCAATGTTCACTTGAGAGTGAATGGTGACTCGAGAATATATGAGATGAACTCAGGCCATGTAATAACTGGATCTGCTGCAACAGCTAACCAGTCTGAGAGGGTCAATGATGGTTTAGGGGATGATATTTCAAGTCTGAGGATGAAGCCCACGGGATGGGATATGTTACCTGAAGATCAGAGGCATTCTCAACATGATTCAAGGGACACAGTTGATTCATCTAACCGATGTGTTTTGAGCACATCAGATACAGCTGCTGCTGGTGAATCATTGCGGCATATGGAGTTATCAAATGGAGATATGCAACCACGAGAAGAACGACCAAGATCATTTGACAGAACCCACAGAAATGAATTATGCAG ATCTGATGATGGTTATGGCTCAGCTTCAAAGGCTGAAAGAACCGTTGATGTTAGATCACAAGAAAGAGGTGCAGCATCACGACATGTTCAAGGTAACAGCCGGGTGGAACAATGGGTGGAAAATTCAAACAGTTCTCGTCCTACCCGGCGCAAATCACctgattattataattatgGCCTGCCTGGTCCAAGGAATGCTGCAGAAGCTGCTGTTGCAAAGATGCAGAGCAATGGTTTTGTAGTTGCACCTGATGGCACTTTGGTAAAGGCAGTTGATACCGCAAATGCTAGTAAAATGGCTAGGAGGGTGAGAAACAACACTTTAAGTAGCTCATACCGCCCTTTATCTGGACGGGGTTCTCCAATTGACAGAGATGGAGGTAGTGGCGTATCCAGAGGTCCTGCACATGCTAGGGAAGCATCCCCAGAAAGACGCTTTGGTACCATTGGTAATCGATCTGTTCGATATGGTCCTGATATGGATAAAGATCATGCTAATTTAAATATGAGTTCAGCTCATTGCTCACTGGCCAATAGACAAAGGAGGTTCCCACCTCATAGAGCCTCACTTAACCTTTCACGTGCTCACAGCCGATCCCCTTCTGGTTCAAGGTCTCGATCTCCACATGCTTGGACATCACCTAGGAACAGAAGGGAAGTTATGGTGAATGGCAGTTCAAGTTTATGGAGGCATAGCAGAAGTAGATCTCCGCCTAATTACATGACTGAAGTTAGAATGGGAAGAATGGCTTCACCTTCTAGACAACCTGGATTTGGTGATCGAGTTATGCGTTATAGCCCTTCATCAAGAGATCATACTTACTCTCAACACAGTTCTACATGGGCTGGTGGGAGGAACTGCTCAACTGTTGATATTCCTGATCATAAAAAGCGATATTCGAGGAGAAGCCCACCCCTGAGAACCACCTCAAGAAATGACAGGTTTGATGTAGACTCCAGCGGACGGCCAAGGTCTGGAGAGTTGTATCGCCCAACACAGGGAAGACTTCCTTATGGCTTTGAAAGGGGGAGGGGAAATAGGCATGATGGGAACAGTGATGATCAGAGGGAGTATGCTGATGGATATGAAACTCATTCTGCCAAGCCATATGACAGGAATGGCGCTACAAAGCAGTTCAGAAATCATACAGGAGATAAACTTCATCCACGCATTTCTGCTCCCAGATCGCCAGAACCCCAAAGAAGGGGAAGCCCTCGGAGATTTGAAAGGGGCTTCGAGAGGCAGCTGGGTGTGGATTTGCCTCGTGGAACTAAAGAAGATAACAAAAATCCTTTCAGATATGATTGA
- the LOC102711722 gene encoding uncharacterized protein LOC102711722 isoform X2, with amino-acid sequence MTCKGCGGESTTDRGGPSCNSKFNTMGLELPRPIDPEVRWKTINRRQRAARRARTSFSGQDKMKDEIMSFYACSNATNQQLAQDDAPVSESEKFGVSILGRRFSDPMESVPIKKRRFLMDCSPSPPPTPLLVDPYEKLLSRSSGGISSRGKHHKVKAPALDYIEETRGPFGADDFSGISILAAAACTSELDDYTLDAECSKSAHCVEERKPEHIAGSSELNVLSEIKEEMLNTLDASNCKSNQPLESSESAPDMKPVFSPTLNSENIVESSHAEKDCSVPYSALGSANKADDFSSASVTKSSGVTISINASHPDKSVGCLQDIVMETKHSNGTRDSRLHWDLNVAMEAWDTNCGGDDDHDTVGPEPVASAISSCSDAENVTNKLQACQAPFDSTIAGNIPDLSEDKTPAIDEPSDACTKGESDFAGDSSSQPLCSLSPQNVQILESRLLECNDSSAGTKDLPDHNDIGKVESHLGSDPDCSSLAPMTGCFALTANEEKLDVSHASALGCVGPSQMASTDGSVGINSIQMSELGSRVKPFTSTLVSEESTNLATVTVFNKSSTGLGWSNDKLGQASQQSISEFKNQDLLDVDSGTSKIDQSAHDKVEHGTDGTDVLSISKTAADVDDDLDLSDTHMNDNPGSSDRGMSHTHEKEGADAPISHNLTCTDSSNALTCHTTDDAHEAPLINSECIKPVTDIDSIADSQSAEQNYIGKVLSNNFTEHCHEAEAPQIIKDLAGTGNIGAEEDDSQYEDGELRESGGYWGDDAYEEVKHVNYQVLDCKSDAPGISPLPPGSMNTGNLVVDVNGTHSRNKDGDVSPAALKRSWSTNCIDDGSGMMCTGNAGEKALNVHLRVNGDSRIYEMNSGHVITGSAATANQSERVNDGLGDDISSLRMKPTGWDMLPEDQRHSQHDSRDTVDSSNRCVLSTSDTAAAGESLRHMELSNGDMQPREERPRSFDRTHRNELCRSDDGYGSASKAERTVDVRSQERGAASRHVQGNSRVEQWVENSNSSRPTRRKSPDYYNYGLPGPRNAAEAAVAKMQSNGFVVAPDGTLVKAVDTANASKMARRVRNNTLSSSYRPLSGRGSPIDRDGGSGVSRGPAHAREASPERRFGTIGNRSVRYGPDMDKDHANLNMSSAHCSLANRQRRFPPHRASLNLSRAHSRSPSGSRSRSPHAWTSPRNRREVMVNGSSSLWRHSRSRSPPNYMTEVRMGRMASPSRQPGFGDRVMRYSPSSRDHTYSQHSSTWAGGRNCSTVDIPDHKKRYSRRSPPLRTTSRNDRFDVDSSGRPRSGELYRPTQGRLPYGFERGRGNRHDGNSDDQREYADGYETHSAKPYDRNGATKQFRNHTGDKLHPRISAPRSPEPQRRGSPRRFERGFERQLGVDLPRGTKEDNKNPFRYD; translated from the exons CAAAGGCTGTGGCGGTGAATCGACAACAGACAGAGGTGGGCCATCGTGTAACAGCAAGTTCAACACCATGGGCTTGGAGCTTCCAAGGCCTATAGATCCTGAGGTGAGATGGAAGACTATAAACAGAAGGCAAAGAGCTGCAAGGAGAGCAAGGACCTCTTTCTCTGGACAAGACAAAATGAAGGATGAAATAATGTCTTTCTATGCATGCAGCAATGCTACTAATCAACAATTGGCACAAGATGATGCTCCTGTTTCTGAGTCCGAGAAG TTTGGGGTATCTATTCTTGGTCGGCGCTTTAGTGACCCTATGGAAAGTGTtccaataaaaaagagaagattTCTTATGGATTGTTCTCCATCACCTCCACCCACTCCATTGCTAGTGGATCCATATGAAAAACTGCTGAGTAGATCCTCTGGAGGTATCTCGTCACGCGGAAAGCATCACAAGGTTAAAGCACCTGCACTTGATTACATAGAGGAAACGAGAGGGCCTTTTGGCGCAGATGATTTTTCTGGCATATCAAtacttgctgctgctgcttgcacAAGTGAGTTGGATGATTACACATTGGATGCCGAATGCTCGAAGTCGGCACACTGTGTTGAAGAAAGAAAACCAGAACATATCGCTGGTAGTTCTGAGTTGAATGTCCTAAGTGAAATCAAGGAGGAGATGCTAAATACTCTGGATGCTTCAAATTGCAAATCAAACCAGCCACTGGAGTCATCTGAATCTGCTCCTGATATGAAGCCTGTGTTTTCCCCTACATTGAACAGTGAAAATATCGTTGAATCTTCACATGCTGAGAAGGATTGTTCTGTGCCTTATTCCGCATTGGGCAGTGCAAACAAAGCAGATGATTTTTCATCTGCTTCTGTCACAAAGTCTTCAGGTGTTACCATATCAATAAACGCAAGTCATCCAGACAAATCTGTAGGTTGCTTGCAGGATATAGTCATGGAAACTAAGCATTCCAATGGCACCCGTGACTCTAGGTTGCATTGGGATCTTAATGTTGCAATGGAGGCATGGGACACTAACTGTGGTGGTGACGATGATCATGATACGGTTGGTCCTGAGCCTGTAGCTTCTGCTATAAGCAGTTGTAGTGACGCTGAAAATGTGACGAATAAGCTGCAGGCATGTCAAGCTCCTTTTGACTCAACAATTGCTGGCAACATTCCTGATCTTTCAGAGGACAAAACTCCTGCGATTGATGAACCAAGCGATGCTTGTACAAAGGGTGAAAGTGATTTTGCTGGTGATAGTTCATCTCAACCTTTGTGCAGTCTGTCGCCGCAAAATGTGCAGATTTTAGAATCGAGACTGCTAGAATGCAATGATTCATCTGCAGGAACAAAGGATTTGCCTGATCACAATGATATAGGCAAAGTAGAATCACATCTAGGATCTGATCCTGATTGCAGTTCTTTGGCTCCTATGACCGGGTGTTTTGCTTTGACTGCAAATGAGGAGAAACTTGATGTTTCACATGCCTCAGCCCTTGGTTGTGTAGGTCCGTCCCAGATGGCTTCTACAGATGGTTCTGTTGGGATTAATTCAATTCAAATGAGTGAACTGGGCTCCAGAGTGAAGCCTTTCACAAGCACGTTAGTTTCTGAGGAAAGCACAAACCTTGCAACAGTAACTGTTTTCAATAAAAGTTCTACTGGTCTTGGCTGGAGCAATGATAAACTTGGGCAAGCTTCTCAACAAAGCATATCTGAATTTAAGAACCAAGATCTTTTGGATGTTGATTCTGGAACTAGTAAAATTGATCAGTCAGCTCATGACAAGGTTGAACATGGCACCGATGGCACTGATGTATTGAGCATCTCTAAGACAGCTGCAGATGTAGATGATGATTTGGACCTCTCTGATACTCATATGAATGATAACCCAGGTTCTTCTGATCGTGGGATGTCCCACACTCATGAAAAAGAGGGTGCTGATGCACCTATTAGTCATAATCTCACTTGTACTGACAGTAGCAATGCATTAACATGTCATACTACAGATGATGCCCATGAAGCTCCCCTTATCAATTCAGAATGCATCAAACCAGTTACTGACATTGACAGCATTGCGGATTCACAATCTGCAGAACAAAACTACATTGGGAAGGTTCTATCGAATAATTTTACGGAGCATTGTCATGAAGCAGAGGCTCCTCAGATTATTAAAGATCTTGCTGGGACTGGAAATATTGGTGCTGAAGAGGATGATTCTCAATATGAGGACGGGGAACTTAGGGAATCTGGCGGGTATTGGGGAGATGATGCTTATGAAGAAGTTAAACATGTCAATTACCAGGTGTTAGATTGCAAGAGTGATGCCCCAGGCATTTCTCCTTTACCTCCTGGCTCCATGAATACGGGTAACCTAGTGGTTGACGTCAATGGAACACATTCCAGGAATAAAGATGGTGATGTTTCACCAGCTGCATTGAAGCGTTCATGGTCAACTAACTGCATAGATGATGGATCTGGAATGATGTGCACTGGAAATGCTGGTGAGAAGGCTCTCAATGTTCACTTGAGAGTGAATGGTGACTCGAGAATATATGAGATGAACTCAGGCCATGTAATAACTGGATCTGCTGCAACAGCTAACCAGTCTGAGAGGGTCAATGATGGTTTAGGGGATGATATTTCAAGTCTGAGGATGAAGCCCACGGGATGGGATATGTTACCTGAAGATCAGAGGCATTCTCAACATGATTCAAGGGACACAGTTGATTCATCTAACCGATGTGTTTTGAGCACATCAGATACAGCTGCTGCTGGTGAATCATTGCGGCATATGGAGTTATCAAATGGAGATATGCAACCACGAGAAGAACGACCAAGATCATTTGACAGAACCCACAGAAATGAATTATGCAG ATCTGATGATGGTTATGGCTCAGCTTCAAAGGCTGAAAGAACCGTTGATGTTAGATCACAAGAAAGAGGTGCAGCATCACGACATGTTCAAGGTAACAGCCGGGTGGAACAATGGGTGGAAAATTCAAACAGTTCTCGTCCTACCCGGCGCAAATCACctgattattataattatgGCCTGCCTGGTCCAAGGAATGCTGCAGAAGCTGCTGTTGCAAAGATGCAGAGCAATGGTTTTGTAGTTGCACCTGATGGCACTTTGGTAAAGGCAGTTGATACCGCAAATGCTAGTAAAATGGCTAGGAGGGTGAGAAACAACACTTTAAGTAGCTCATACCGCCCTTTATCTGGACGGGGTTCTCCAATTGACAGAGATGGAGGTAGTGGCGTATCCAGAGGTCCTGCACATGCTAGGGAAGCATCCCCAGAAAGACGCTTTGGTACCATTGGTAATCGATCTGTTCGATATGGTCCTGATATGGATAAAGATCATGCTAATTTAAATATGAGTTCAGCTCATTGCTCACTGGCCAATAGACAAAGGAGGTTCCCACCTCATAGAGCCTCACTTAACCTTTCACGTGCTCACAGCCGATCCCCTTCTGGTTCAAGGTCTCGATCTCCACATGCTTGGACATCACCTAGGAACAGAAGGGAAGTTATGGTGAATGGCAGTTCAAGTTTATGGAGGCATAGCAGAAGTAGATCTCCGCCTAATTACATGACTGAAGTTAGAATGGGAAGAATGGCTTCACCTTCTAGACAACCTGGATTTGGTGATCGAGTTATGCGTTATAGCCCTTCATCAAGAGATCATACTTACTCTCAACACAGTTCTACATGGGCTGGTGGGAGGAACTGCTCAACTGTTGATATTCCTGATCATAAAAAGCGATATTCGAGGAGAAGCCCACCCCTGAGAACCACCTCAAGAAATGACAGGTTTGATGTAGACTCCAGCGGACGGCCAAGGTCTGGAGAGTTGTATCGCCCAACACAGGGAAGACTTCCTTATGGCTTTGAAAGGGGGAGGGGAAATAGGCATGATGGGAACAGTGATGATCAGAGGGAGTATGCTGATGGATATGAAACTCATTCTGCCAAGCCATATGACAGGAATGGCGCTACAAAGCAGTTCAGAAATCATACAGGAGATAAACTTCATCCACGCATTTCTGCTCCCAGATCGCCAGAACCCCAAAGAAGGGGAAGCCCTCGGAGATTTGAAAGGGGCTTCGAGAGGCAGCTGGGTGTGGATTTGCCTCGTGGAACTAAAGAAGATAACAAAAATCCTTTCAGATATGATTGA